The segment GCCTGAAACCCTCAGGGAGGACAacctctcccagctgggagaAACCAGGTGAGCAGCATGGCTGAGGCTTGATTCTCGTGGGGGATTTATTCCAGCCTTCCCTTTGGTGAGGTGGTGCACAGGAATCAACCCCAGCACTGTGTTCACACAGCTGCAACACCCGGGCAGAGCTCGGCTCCCAACCATCCCCAAACCACCAATGGAACTGAAGCTCTTCATGATGTACCACAGGAATATTTCTAAGGCTTCTCCTCCAAGGAAAACcacccctcccctctcctgtaCAGCCCCTTCCCTTGTATTCATAACGGGAGCATTGATCTTTAGGAACATGGGCAGTTCTCATGTGAACACAtacacaaaatgaaacaatagCACCCATTTCTGTAGAAGAATATATTATTTAGCAGATCAGtttaaaagtaataataataaaaaaaaatctgtacatCTTTGAAGGTGTCtcttgttggggttttttttgcatcaacaaggataaaaatgtgtttgcacCATCGTTTTTTCAGCTTTGTGCTCCCTTCCTTGCTCGTGCTGAAGGATCTCATGGTGTCCAGCCACAAAGTGACCCTACAAACTCTCAAAGGtttcttctgatttcttttagtgtagaaaaaaaaagaaaattgcatcCACTATGTTGGGCTTCTGAATGTACTGTGAACACTATAAAATTCAGGGAATAATGAAGAGAAATGTGTCATTAGGGCCTACCAGGCAAACAAAAATGTATGCCAGGACCCTTGTCAGTGTCTAAGCATCTGGTGAGCTGTGCTGTCATTAGCAGACTGCTGTACACATATAGAGAGTATCTTGACTAAAACAGCTCCTGGTGCCAGTGGATCATTTCCCAGAAAAGGCTCCTTAGCTGAGCTCTGATTTGTCTCTGGTCACCACGAAGGCAGATCTGCTGAAGGTCAGGCAGTGTCCGCAgggagagtcctgctgggagccTGGGGAATCCTGCCAGGAGGCTGTGGAGGGAATTCAGGAGCCTGGGGAATCCTGCCAGGAGGCTGTCGAGGGAATTCAGGAGCCTGGGGAATCCTGCCAGGAGGCTGTGGAGGGAACGCCGGAGTCTGGGGAGCGCGCGGTGTCCGACGGCAGCAGCACGTCTgtgagggggctgcaggctgtggaTCCATCCCTGCCACCTCTCCCTGCATGGTCCCACTTGGATTTTGACGTAGCCACCACCTCTGCTTGGTAATACAGCATTTCTCAAACCAGAGTAGCATCAAGgcttgtggtttgtttgttcaAAGGCTGTTCTGTCTCACTTTTCGGTACTGCCGGTCGTCAAACCttcacttttctgtttctgcagctggaatgaagagcagagcaggattAATCCCCCCTAGTCACACTCACAGTGCTGctttccagtgctgctgtgagtCCCACACTCAGCTCTCCACAAGGCACATGCAACATTTCCTGGGAAATAATAGGCTTGGAATATCACAGGCATTGTTTCATCCAAACAGCTCTGGATGAATGTCCTGGGTAAACAGAACTCAGCCTTTCTCATCAACGATCATACTTGGCTCTCAGATTATTAATTAAGTCCTCTTGTTTCAGAATATTTCTGAATTCAAGCATCTCCTATTTTTTAAGACCTCTTGTGCCCATACACTGTAATTAAAGCTCATCAGTTTGtataaaaatgctgttttcacaGCTTCTgtaaaccagaagaaaaatctcAGTTCAACTTGAAAGATGAACAAGGCTCAGAAAGTCTGGCAGTCGTATTTGAGTTCTTTTGCCCTCATTTGAGAAATGCTCCTGTCTAAATGGAAAAATGCCTGAAGGACTTTGTTCTCCTTTAAACTTTAGTGCCCTCAGAGCCTGTGCTCTTTGATCAACAAGTCTCAGTCAGTGCTTGAGCTGCTTGAGGGGCTTTTTGTCCAAAGCACTTAGGAGGAGGTGGGAGCTACAGCAGAGCTCCTGTTCCACTCATGGATGATCAAGTGAAGGAACCTTCACTGCCCACATATCAAACAATATCAGCACAAATGCTGCTCCAGGGCATTTCCCAACTCACTTTAATGATGGAGTGGCTCACAGTACGCTGCCTGCAGGGTGAATTTTTTCATGTCAGAAAACTTCCTACTCTGTGATGCTGTTTGGGCAGGTTTTGTCATGGATCTATCAAGGAAaagaggcactggaagaggtgTGCAATAAAGGAGTGCATtgtcacaggctgcagggagctggaccagcactgagtgctgccctgggcactggtctctgccctgccaggctcctgaGGCAATGCAGACATGCTGAGAGACAGCAAATGCAGGtccctggaattcccacctcccctgAGCCTTACAGCATGAGAGATGCTCTGTACATAGGAGTCCCCAATGGGCAATGAAAGGGCTTCACTGGTTGTGTGTTTAATCCTCCCAGGTGCTTTACATGACAGAGTGACTCCTCACAAGATGCCAGGCACATCCTTGATGACACACACGTGACTGGAAGTTCCACCCCAGAAAATAAACTCATCcactggtgctgcagagcctggaacTGCCCAGCCCCAGAACATTTTGCAGGCAAACTCCTTCCCAAGGTGGGGCAGATCCCTCCAGGCAGAGGGGTTTGCCAACGTGCTCCCTTCAGGGGGTTATCCCTGGGGTCTGTGCCTTGCAAGCAGCTCCTTTCCCCTGTCCATACTTGTGTGGTTCCTGGGGGACTCTGCAAGGACAAAGTTTTACTGCTTGTGGCACACACCCCTCTCCAGCCAGGTGTAATGAATGTGTTTCTCAGGATAATGGTTATGCCACAAGCATTCCCACTGTTTCAGAATTAAGCTGCTGCTTAATTATAATGTTTGGTTTATTCAGTTATGATGTTGGCTGTATCAAGGAGATAATTGGAGTTTACCTCTTTCATAGCGTCATCTATCTGTTTTAATCCCTCGTAGTGGTCCCTGGATTCCCACAGAGGCTGGAGCATCACCTCCTCCACTTCTGGGAACAGCTGGGTGGGAACAAGAGAAAGAATATCAGCATTTccttttgcatttccttttgcATTTAGCTGTACATGCTGAGAAGGGGCTGGCAGGCGGGGTGTGGAAGGCACACCCCCGTTTCCCTGGATAACCAAACACCTGGTGGGGCAAACActggagctctgctctccccttctGTGGCTTCTGGCCCTGGGTGAGTTTACCTTTGTCACTGTCTCGAACATGGGGATGAGGACGAACTTGAGGAACCCAATCTGTGCCGTGGGTTTGGTCACTTTGTCGCGGTCCATGAACGGCGCCACCGGGAGCCCCTCGGATTTTTCCCGGTCACTCTGGAACAAACCCGGAGATACCAAACATTAATCCTGTCCAGGAGGCTGCCAGGAGAGTGATGCACCCTCGAGCAGACCAGCAGCCCTCAGACACAGATCACAGAGGTGTCTGAAGACAGCACAGAATAGTGATGTGCTTCCCCCAGGCCAATGTCTCTGCTTTGTCGAGAGCAGCATCAGAATAAAGAGAATTCCCTTTTATTTCTGCTCAGCACCAGCATCAAAGCGTTCACCTCCAGGCTTCAGAGCAGCTGATTCCCTTTGCAAACCCACTGGACTTGTGAAGTAAAATACATCAGAGCATTCGGAAAGCTGGTAATGGCTCCTGTTCTCTCAAAGAGAAGGAACAGTTCTGTGATTTCCTCATTGTTCTCCAGAGAGTGATTATTTTCAGGTATTCAACCAGAAATTGCATCTTCTTCTTTACTAATGAAGTTGTAAAAACCAGTTGCATCCTCTTGCTTACTGAGCAGGTTCTTTTGCTGGCATCCTTCTCTTTCTGTAGTAGAAGctttcatggaatcatggaattgtttgggttggaaaggaccttaaagatcacccaaTTTCAACCCCCTGCAATGGGCAGGGAAACTTCCATTAAACCAGGTAGCTCAGAGCTAGAACCAGACAGGGCTGTCAGACAGTGAAGCACGTGTGGGATTTGAAAATAGCAGAAAATGGTGAAATTGTGCAATCgcatctctccctccctcttACCTGCATAAAATACTCCTCCAGTAAGCAATCTACCCAGGGCTCTGCTACTTCCATCGGGCGGACTTCATTGGAGATGTCACAGCATTTTATCAGGACCATCTTCAACTGAAAGGGGATAATACTTTAATGCTGCAGCCCTAAAGCCTCCCTTCTTCTCCACAGCCCCTGTCCTTGCAATGCACTGGGAGTAATGCTTTCAACCAGAAAAGGCAATTTCAGGATTAAACCAGAGGTCTTAAATGATCTGGAtcctttccccccctctctCAGTTGCTCTGTGTAAATCACTTATCCcctctctgcctcagtttccccctcTGCAGCACCGAGGTGTGTCACAGTGGGACGTGCACTTATCTGCTGCATGAAGAGATTCAGTCACAAGTGACCATTGAGTTTTTTGTGGAGCACTCAGGGGCAGCTGGGAAGAGATTTGCCTGGAAATGAAAGACAACTGCACTGGGAAATAGAGGAGACTAGAGGTTTTACTCTTGTGGACTTTTTTTGCCCCACAGATGATAAGAATTTTCAGCCTCACAGAgtaaaattttttattttcctgatggGACTTCAGGATTTCTAAAACCAGAATAATCTATTTAATATAGAGCACTTCCaaattctaattattttttgGTGGGGCAGAGAATACAGTAAGGATTCTTTTTtgataatatatattaaatctGGGTTTTTAAACAAGCAAATGTTAATCTACAAGCTTTCACTCTgtgcacagaaaaataacaatcCACAAAACCTCCTTACACAGGTCATGTGTTCTTCATTTGTGTAATCgaagttttccattttttccttgaaagagTCCAGTATTTCTGCATGTCTCGCCATGTCTGTAGCCAGGATTAATGTAATTATCCCCTAGCAAAGAAAACATGTTCACATATTAACTTGACATTCCTGACAAAGTCTGCTATTGCAAAGCCAAGTAGGGTCTGCCTTGCACACAAAATGCCACAGATGCACTGAACTGCTCATGCTGGAAGGGGAAATTTCTGACTTTGAACTGCCAAGGAAATGGGAAGAGGGTCATAAAGAGCTTGTGGTACATGAGCATCATGGTTTTATGTGATATTCCAGAGTCACTGAGGTTTTCCCTTTCTGATTGACTAATTGTAGACAAGCAAACTGTACAACAGGATGTTAAAAGCCACACTCTGGCTGCCAAGATCCACTTTCATCTCCTTGGAAGGCACCGTGGGTTTTGCTGCTGACTCTTAGAGGCCCTGAGACAAAAATCACAGTGTgggtgccagctgtgcccatccTCTTTCGATTAAGGGCTTTGAAACACTCAGATGTGGACAAGGAGCTCTGTATCCTCCTTCTGTGCAGAGATTATGATGGGAAAACATGTGGTTAAATTAAAGTTGTGAGTTTTCACACAGAACAGTCCATTTTGGGCCTGTGACAATTTCCCACATGCTGGCAGAATCAGGGACTCCAACCAGCCCTTATGCTGCTTCTTCACTCGGTGTGTAAGGAAGGTGTAATGTgcaaattaaaactgaattttggcCCTTAGAGCCCTAATGGGAATTGTAACATTGTTCAGTGCCTCAGAGATAACTGTGATGACTCCCAGTGCACCAGGGCCTCTTCTGACAGTACAAGTGCTCTGCTGTTGCAAATCTTTTCCCCTTTTGAAGCCCCTCTTAAAATTAATACAGTGTTCCCTTAAAGCATAAACTTCTGCCCTGAGAGCTTAATCCTTCCCCAGTCAGAGCTAATTGGCTCCTCCAACAGTATAAATATCCACCCCCAAAATGTCAAAGGCTTTAACAGTAAGGATGTACTCATTATTCCTCAGCAATGTATTTCAGGGAGTGCTGCTGTGGAAATTTTCCAAGAATCTCTCTCAGATCTTTCCAGTCTGAGGGGCTTTTTGAGCCCTGCCCTCCAGGGAGAATGAATCACTCTCACCGTGGAGCAGGGAGGTCCAcgtgttgggaaagatgaaacaggaaagtCTTTTAAGtatgattgcttggcaaaagaatctgagaaaatgaaacatctaagtgaaatagaaatgagagcTGGTTTTGATGTATAAGATTCCAAGCCAGTCAGttactgaacaactggaaagacAATGGTTGAGTGGGCTGAAGGGAAGATCCCTGTGGATTGAACAATGTCCTTGGCAAACAGAAGGGATGCTTCTGCAAGCTAAGGAGTCCAAGGGTTAGGGAGACCCTGACAatttggcagagaagaaaaaaaaggggtctagaaagcagcttttagggtttaaaatgtaacacagtatgGTAATGCAGTGCTTCTAACAGGTTGCATGTAGATtctataggatttgtgtcttttactggttggatgttgtaaattagcatattcaggTCAGAAAAAGATATAATGTATTGTAACCAGAACTTAGGAGTCTTTCAAGCACGTTTTCAGTTGTGACTGGCAATTTTAAGCTGGCTCTTCTTACCCAGGACCCCAGATTGCTGTAATTTCATCTACAGCAGGTTTATTAAGAGCCCCTTGGGAGTCCTGCATCTCTCGTCCAGGCTCTCACATCTGTGCGTGTTGACAGCCTCAGGAACAGCACGTGCAGGGAGCAGCATTCCTTACCTGTCTTATCTGCTTGAACTGGTCCTGGTCCACGTTGGAGAAGATGTTGCATTCTGGCTGGGAGATGATCTGGAAGGCCACGGCGCAGTGGTGGTTCTCCAGCGGGGAGATGTCGTTGTAGCGCACGGCCAGCTCCGTCCGCGCGTTGATCTGGTACCTGGGGGCAGGGAAAGCCGTGAGGGAAAACACCCCTGGAGACTGCTCCGAACTGTGCAGCCTCCTGAACCTCCTGGGGGAATTGCCAGGGTCTTGCCTTGGAAGGATCTACCATAGGGCTTCCCTGCCTAGGCTGAAAGAGAGGATTTCCCCCGTGGTGCAGAACTACTGCCAATCTACCTTGGATTGCTTCCTCCATTGGCCACTTAACCCTGCCCACCCCAATTTTTCATCCATCATCCCCTCTACAGGTCACTGACCTTTGCCTTGCCCCTTGTACCACCCCCATGCCCTTAGACCACTGGTCCCTGAACCCTATTTAGGCCTGTGCACAGCACATGGCCAGGTCTTTTTGTCCCcgtcttgggttatgtaaccaaaaaaaaagtgtattctatttcaaatgtgtattctatttcatctgttgaaaccagttagggagatgtttgtgttttttttctttatctcttgtaactctagggggaggagggtggatgccttctgataacagaccagctgttaaaccaggtggggcagtgtttcttatctctttcaccactgtccacccttgggggatatcttctgttaatgggccattaaggctcaccagtgacatcacacattacatcatcccattgggagatgctccacccagtggggaggagccaaccattccctacccagataaaaaatggggacacagggacctcagatcatcctcttttccactggattctcagaggacGACTGGACTTATAtcagcaccactgaacctgtctacaggatcatctctgctccaacagaaccacatctgtcactccaggaggatttatttggactgcttccaataccctgcccaacagggtgtcaggtaATATCTCTGTCTCTGGCAGGGTTTTccaggacttttgtttgcttgcttggttttttgtatttatatttttaatattcctagtaaagaactgttattcctattcccatattttttgcctgaaagctcctaattgcaaaattgtaataatttggagggcagaggttttacattctccatcccaagggaaactccagttttccctgacagatacctgtctttccaaaccaagacagtccCTGATCCCTTCAGCGAGCTGGAATAAACCTTGCTGGAATTTACCATACAAAAATGCCCTTCTTGCCTCTCCTTGCTGAGCCTCTCCTTGTGGCCTGTGTGATTTGTGAGCCTGACTGCTTTGCCTGAATTCTCCCCAAGCAGCTTTTCCACAGGAGATGCTTGTTGGGATATAGGTAGCAGCTCCACCACCTAAAAAAGCACATTGCTACTCCAAACCACTCTGCTTCTTCTTGCTTACATTCTTTCCAAAGCTTATTCAATTAGCTGCACCTTTGGGTGGTTTTGGTTGTTGGTATTAAATCGGATTTTCAGAGGAAATAGATATTACTTTAATATAATCTCAGGTGTTGGTTCCCCTCAGTCGATGAACATTCACCCAaaggggtttgtttttctttcttctttaaatttTACCACATTTCTAGTTTAAAATGACATagaacaaaaccagaaggaaCACCTCTTCATGTTCAATTCAACCCCCACTGATGGCAAATGCAGAGATTCTCACTGATCCCAGTCAGAACTGGGTTCTGCCCTCATTTAATGAATGGTTACCAATAAATGAGATTCTCTCTCTTTCACATGCACACAAAAGTGTCTGTGGGCCAACAGCAATAATTTCCtcacatgaaaataaacagaGTAAAGTACACTTCATGATTTATAATTATGAAATAAAGTGTAAGCTAAATCTGCCTTTCCATTTCAGTGTAATTATTCCATGATAATAATTTATAGCTCTGTTACCAGCTGTCAAGTATTTCACCTTCTTTTCTCAGGAGTTGGGGGTAAAAGTGTTGgaacagaaatctgaaaaaaaagattttccttaCAGAAGCAAGGACAGCTGGGAACCCCAACCCAGACCTGAGCTCTGCTTTGGCCCACGTGTGAGTGACCAGCAGGGCCTTGGGAAAAGGTCAGGCTGTGAGAAGGAAAACCTGATCTACCAAAAAATGCCAGCCAGAGTTACCTTCCCAATAAATTTTAAGGGAAGAGAAAGCAAGAGAAGAGACTCACGTGTTGTTATAGCCAGGATGGTCCAGGTCATGGCACACTGCTGCAGTCATGAGAATCAAAATGTCAATCTGGGAAAATTTCTCCTGTAAAATATGAAACATGAACATAGTATTATGATTTCTATTTCCCCTATCCCTGtaaatgaacagaaataaagaaaccaGACATATTTACTTTCTAGAGAAAGGCAAATCTGAGCAAAACGAAACATTTTTCCTTAGCTTAATTTACTTCAGTCCAGAAAGAGAAATCTGCCTTCCCTTCCAGTAAAAATGACTCAGATTTGCCTTTGTTGCATTAAATAACAGCAGCTCAGAGGAGGCAATTTCCCTGAAACTTGCTATTACTGCAGAGATCATGTAAAAGCACTGAGACATTAGTACAGTCTCTTACAAGTCATTTGAGCACCCTGATTAGTTaaagggaagggctggaggatGGCTCTGTTGCCATTACAATCTTTATTAATGACAgtaaggaaaagaaggagaaaaatcaaatattgtGTTCCCACAGCTTCTGAATAGCATGGACTTACATTAAAgcaaatttttcttcaaaactgcTACTGGCAAGAGAACAGACTTAGGCCAATAGCTGATATATGTAACTATGGAGAAAAAGGGGGGTTTAAAGTGAAAAAAGGCAGGTTTGTAAAGAATGAAATTATATAGATAcaatatatagaatatatatatagaatAATATATAGAAATGAATATATGAGTGCAGCTCATCCAGACTGTGAAATAAATTGATGCTTATAGTTTTGGACAAAATAAAGGTCAGATGTGTGTCCTGCATGCAACACATGCCAGGCTACAGGACAAGCACAGGTAAAAGCACATTTTTGGAGAAAACCTCTAGTGGGAACATTTTGTGTGCCAAACAAAGAACATACCCACAGACCATAACTCAGTAGGGGTTTGGCTGTCATTCCTAAACATTTCACTCCCCCACAGAAGGAACTGTGGACATCCAGGAGGTGAAGTCACCTTCCCAGCAGCCTCAGAAAGCTGTGCAGGTGCTTGGGTCAGCAATGGGATGGGTGAGTGAGCAGCCAGAGGTGGAAATGCAACACCTCTCCTTGTGTGCCCAGGGACTGAGCAAGGGCAGCCCCCCAAAAGGTCACTTGCAAGAAAAGGGGCTGAGGTTTCAGGCTGGAGATGGAGGGGGGCTGTacctggaggctgcagagcgAGATCATGCTGTACATCATCTGGGTGACGCAGAAGCAGTGCCGGAAATTGTGGAAGGGGTTGTTTCTGTAGTTGTCGTGAatgcacagctgcagagagagggaaTGAGGCTGTCAGAGGTGGCAGAGCTGTTTACCAAGCACTGCATGTCCTTAAAGAGGTCCTGTGGGGCCCAGGATTATTTCTCTGCTAGGACAGAGTGGCAGCACAGGGCGTCTGACAATTTCTGCCTTCCTGGGTGAGATTTGTGTGTTCCAAGAATTCTGTGAGCTTTACCAGCAGGTAAAGCTCACAGAAAATCCCCTCTCACACCAGCCAGCAATGGGCAaacatcccagcacagctgcatcTCAGCCCTTAAGAGAGGACTCTCTGCTCTCATGCTGAATTCCTATTTCAAACCTCGCAGTGGCTGAATGGTGACCTTGGGGACTGTCAAGGgctcagagcccagccctggccccctCTCCTGCTGAATACAAACTGCAGTTCTGATACCCTGAGGGCTGAAACGTGGCTGTCATTTCATTTGCCAG is part of the Prinia subflava isolate CZ2003 ecotype Zambia chromosome 3, Cam_Psub_1.2, whole genome shotgun sequence genome and harbors:
- the PDE9A gene encoding high affinity cGMP-specific 3',5'-cyclic phosphodiesterase 9A isoform X2, whose translation is MLEKKVELEGLKVVEIEKCKRDIKKMREEMAARSSRTNCPCKYSFLDENKRPAPRRDVPAYPKYMLSQETIEALRKPTFDVWLWEPNEMLSCLEHMYHDLGLVKDFNINPITLKRWLLCIHDNYRNNPFHNFRHCFCVTQMMYSMISLCSLQEKFSQIDILILMTAAVCHDLDHPGYNNTYQINARTELAVRYNDISPLENHHCAVAFQIISQPECNIFSNVDQDQFKQIRQGIITLILATDMARHAEILDSFKEKMENFDYTNEEHMTCLKMVLIKCCDISNEVRPMEVAEPWVDCLLEEYFMQSDREKSEGLPVAPFMDRDKVTKPTAQIGFLKFVLIPMFETVTKLFPEVEEVMLQPLWESRDHYEGLKQIDDAMKELQKQKSEGLTTGSTEK